From a region of the Solanum stenotomum isolate F172 chromosome 2, ASM1918654v1, whole genome shotgun sequence genome:
- the LOC125857148 gene encoding cyclin-D3-3-like, whose amino-acid sequence MSHHYQEQEEQKIPFLLDSLYCEEDILTEVSVETESFSAHDLLWEEEELTSLFSKETEYKISYNVLEKDQSFISARRESVEWILKTTAYYSFSAQTAFLAVNYFDRFLLFSFNQSLNHKPWMNQLVAVTCLSLAAKVEETDVPLLLDLQVEESRFVFESKTIQRMEMLVLSTLKWKMNPVTPFSFLDFITRRLGLKYCLSLEFLRRCEKVLLYTITDGRFIGYLPSAMASATMLHVLDRLKPCIGEKYQDQLLGILGIVKDKVEECYRLIQEVACNIDFDSNKRKFGTLPGSPTGVMDVSFSSDYSNDSWSVATSVTSSPEPLSKKIRESRE is encoded by the exons ATGTCTCACCATTATcaagaacaagaagaacaaaagaTCCCATTTTTATTAGATTCACTTTACTGTGAAGAAGATATTCTCACTGAAGTATCAGTAGAAACAGAGAGTTTTTCTGCACATGATTTGTTatgggaagaagaagaacttaCCTCTCTGTTTTCTAAAGAAACAGAGTATAAAATCAGCTACAATGTGTTAGAAAAAGACCAATCTTTTATTTCAGCAAGAAGAGAATCAGTTGAATGGATACTCAAAACAACTGCTTATTACTCTTTTTCTGCACAAACTGCATTTCTTGCAGTTAATTACTTTGATAGATTTctcttatttagttttaatcagTCTCTGAATCATAAGCCATGGATGAATCAACTTGTTGCTGTGACTTGTCTTTCATTAGCTGCTAAAGTTGAAGAAACTGATGTTCCTCTGCTTCTTGATCTCCAA GTTGAGGAATCAAGATTTGTGTTTGAATCTAAAACAATACAGAGAATGGAGATGTTGGTTCTGTCTACACTTAAATGGAAGATGAATCCAGTAACCCCAttttcatttcttgattttataactAGAAGACTTGGATTGAAGTACTGTTTATCTTTGGAATTTCTGAGGAGATGTGAGAAAGTGCTTCTATACACAATTACTG ATGGTAGATTCATTGGTTACCTTCCTTCTGCAATGGCTTCTGCCACAATGTTGCATGTTCTTGATAGGCTTAAGCCTTGCATTGGAGAGAAGTACCAAGATCAACTTTTGGGCATTCTTGGAATTGTCAAG GACAAAGTGGAAGAATGTTACAGGCTAATACAAGAAGTGGCTTGCAACATTGACTTTGATTCAAATAAGAGAAAGTTTGGGACATTACCAGGAAGTCCAACAGGGGTAATGGATGTGTCATTTAGCTCAGATTACTCCAATGACTCATGGTCAGTGGCTACATCAGTTACTTCATCACCAGAGCCATTGTCCAAGAAGATTAGGGAGTCAAGAGAATGA